The Saccharopolyspora gloriosae genome window below encodes:
- the recG gene encoding ATP-dependent DNA helicase RecG, with protein sequence MTTSETGLDRVLGAKTGQALESSLGLSTVGDLLRHYPRRYAERGELTAIAGLELDEHVTVLAKVERVSKRTMKSRRGTIVEARITDGHRSLTCTFFNQAWRERELLPGRQGMFAGKVTAYRGSFQLAHPEYQLFDGEDAEQAGSVAEEFAAALIPVYPSAQGLPSWSISRCVRQVLDTWDGADDPLPEVLRTEHRLLGLETALRKIHRPQDQSEVAAAQNRLKWDEALAVQLVLARLRETAHEHPAPSCPRREDGLLAEFDRRLPFQLTAGQTEIGTEIAADLATEQPMNRLVQGEVGSGKTVVALRGMLQVVDAGRQAAMLAPTEVLASQHARSLAELLGELGAAGQLGAAEQSTKITLLTGSLPAAARKKALLEAASGEAGIVVGTHALIQDRVSFADLGLVVVDEQHRFGVEQRDALRARGGAESAPHVLVMTATPIPRTVAMTVYGDLETSALRELPSGRSPISTSVVPVAEKPTWLDRAWERVREEVAAGHQVYVVCPRIGDDEQNPPKKGGKKPRTDDGVEEPEDAGAGSDERRPPLAVLDVAERLRQGPLAQLRIGVLHGRLAADDKDAVMRGFADGKLDVLVATTVVEVGVNVPNATVMVIMDADRFGVSQLHQLRGRVGRGSAPGLCLLVSEAMGGTSTRERLDAVASTTDGFELARLDLELRREGDVLGAAQSGRRSGLKMLSLLRDEDVIAEARDEAQRYVADDPQLRQHPGLARMVEEVVDEDRAGYLEKS encoded by the coding sequence ATGACCACTTCGGAGACGGGGCTCGACCGGGTGCTGGGCGCGAAGACCGGGCAGGCGCTCGAATCGTCGCTCGGACTGTCCACTGTGGGCGATCTGCTGCGGCACTACCCGCGCCGCTACGCCGAACGCGGTGAGCTCACCGCCATCGCCGGACTGGAGCTCGACGAGCACGTGACGGTGCTGGCGAAGGTCGAACGGGTCTCGAAGCGGACCATGAAATCCCGCCGCGGCACCATCGTCGAAGCTCGCATCACCGACGGGCATCGCTCGCTGACCTGCACTTTCTTCAACCAGGCGTGGCGGGAGCGGGAGCTGCTGCCCGGACGGCAGGGCATGTTCGCCGGCAAGGTCACCGCCTACCGGGGCTCGTTCCAGCTCGCCCACCCCGAGTACCAGCTGTTCGACGGCGAGGACGCGGAGCAGGCCGGTTCGGTGGCGGAGGAGTTCGCGGCGGCGCTGATCCCGGTCTACCCGTCGGCGCAAGGACTTCCGTCCTGGTCGATCTCCCGCTGCGTGCGCCAGGTGCTCGACACCTGGGACGGCGCGGACGATCCGCTGCCCGAGGTGTTGCGCACCGAACATCGGCTGCTGGGGCTGGAGACGGCGCTGCGCAAGATCCACCGGCCGCAGGACCAGAGCGAGGTCGCCGCCGCGCAGAACCGGCTCAAGTGGGACGAGGCGCTGGCGGTGCAACTGGTGCTCGCACGGCTGCGCGAGACGGCGCACGAACATCCGGCGCCGTCCTGCCCGCGCCGCGAGGACGGGCTGCTCGCGGAGTTCGACCGCAGGCTCCCGTTCCAGCTCACCGCGGGGCAGACCGAGATCGGCACCGAGATCGCCGCCGACCTGGCCACCGAGCAGCCGATGAACCGGCTGGTGCAGGGCGAGGTCGGCTCCGGCAAGACCGTCGTGGCGTTGCGCGGCATGTTGCAAGTGGTGGACGCGGGCCGTCAGGCCGCGATGCTGGCGCCGACCGAGGTGCTGGCGTCCCAGCACGCCCGGTCGCTGGCGGAGCTGCTCGGCGAGCTGGGCGCGGCGGGTCAGCTCGGCGCGGCCGAGCAGTCCACCAAGATCACCCTGCTCACCGGTTCGCTGCCCGCCGCGGCGCGCAAGAAGGCGTTGTTGGAGGCGGCCTCCGGGGAGGCGGGCATCGTCGTCGGCACCCACGCGCTGATCCAGGACAGGGTGTCGTTCGCCGACCTCGGCCTCGTCGTCGTCGACGAGCAGCACCGGTTCGGCGTGGAGCAGCGGGACGCGCTGCGGGCTCGCGGCGGGGCGGAATCCGCGCCGCACGTGCTCGTGATGACGGCGACGCCGATCCCGCGGACCGTGGCGATGACCGTGTACGGCGACCTGGAGACCTCCGCGCTGCGCGAGCTGCCCAGCGGGCGTTCGCCGATCAGCACCAGCGTGGTGCCGGTCGCGGAGAAGCCGACGTGGCTGGACCGCGCGTGGGAGCGCGTCCGGGAGGAGGTCGCCGCCGGGCACCAGGTGTACGTGGTGTGCCCGCGCATCGGCGACGACGAGCAGAACCCGCCGAAGAAGGGCGGGAAGAAGCCGCGCACCGACGACGGGGTGGAGGAACCGGAGGACGCGGGCGCGGGTTCCGACGAGCGCCGCCCGCCGCTGGCCGTGCTCGACGTGGCGGAGCGGCTGCGCCAGGGACCGCTGGCGCAGCTGCGGATCGGCGTGCTGCACGGCAGGTTGGCCGCCGACGACAAGGACGCGGTGATGCGCGGCTTCGCCGACGGGAAGCTGGACGTGCTGGTGGCCACGACCGTGGTCGAGGTCGGCGTGAACGTGCCGAACGCGACCGTGATGGTGATCATGGACGCGGACCGGTTCGGGGTGAGCCAGCTGCACCAGCTCCGCGGGCGCGTCGGACGTGGTTCGGCGCCGGGGCTGTGCCTGCTGGTGAGCGAGGCCATGGGCGGCACCTCCACCCGGGAGCGGCTGGACGCGGTGGCCTCCACGACGGACGGCTTCGAACTGGCCCGGCTCGACCTGGAGCTGCGCCGGGAAGGGGACGTGCTGGGCGCGGCCCAGTCCGGGCGCCGGTCGGGGCTGAAGATGTTGTCGCTGCTGCGCGACGAGGACGTCATCGCCGAAGCGCGGGACGAGGCGCAGCGCTACGTCGCCGACGATCCGCAGCTGCGGCAGCACCCGGGCCTGGCGCGCATGGTCGAGGAGGTCGTCGACGAGGACCGCGCGGGCTACTTGGAGAAGAGCTGA
- a CDS encoding DAK2 domain-containing protein, with amino-acid sequence MVGSPEALPEFGAEAARRWARESVAALARDRAALDRINVYPVADGDTGTNLLHTMRAALEATERVPDGRLGEVLAALAEGAVSGARGNSGMLLSQVLRGMAEQLRDAAAMDGSALHDALHHADVLATDAVAEPVDGTMLSVLHAAAEESSGAAGLGESVRAAALAAIGALERTTAQLPALAAAGVVDAGGRGLVVLLDALHSVVHGVRLAPEPPTGHVELPAEHGGYAYEVMYLLADAEPAGVDRLRSVLAELGDCVSVVGDGAGGWAVHVHCDDIGGAIEAGVETGRPSRIRVQRFADQTAAHPVGHAILACVAGAELAELFRAEGAEVFELRPADPSVPELVAAIERTRAAHVVLLPNGEAITELAELAAKRAVRDGRDVVVVPTASPAQGLAALAVHDPSRRSSDDAVVMAEAAAATRRGELRIAESEALTWAGRCVPGDVLGLVDGEVVLLGRDFLAVARDLVDRMLAAGGELVTVLVGDGAPEPVSAELVEYLAKHRPEVECVSYPAGGSPAALLLGVE; translated from the coding sequence GTGGTGGGGAGTCCGGAGGCGCTGCCGGAGTTCGGCGCGGAAGCGGCGCGGCGGTGGGCGCGGGAATCGGTGGCGGCGCTGGCGCGGGATCGCGCCGCGCTCGACCGGATCAACGTGTACCCCGTGGCGGACGGCGACACCGGGACGAACCTGCTGCACACGATGCGCGCGGCGCTGGAAGCGACCGAGCGGGTGCCGGACGGGCGGCTGGGCGAGGTGCTCGCGGCGCTCGCGGAGGGTGCGGTGTCCGGGGCGCGCGGCAATTCCGGGATGCTGCTCTCGCAGGTGCTGCGGGGGATGGCGGAGCAGCTGCGGGACGCGGCGGCGATGGACGGATCGGCGTTGCACGACGCGTTGCACCATGCGGATGTGCTCGCGACGGACGCCGTCGCGGAACCCGTCGACGGCACGATGCTGTCGGTGCTGCACGCGGCGGCAGAGGAATCGTCCGGCGCCGCCGGGCTGGGCGAGTCCGTGCGCGCGGCCGCGCTGGCCGCGATCGGCGCGCTGGAGCGCACCACCGCGCAGCTGCCCGCGCTGGCCGCGGCGGGAGTGGTGGACGCGGGCGGCCGAGGGCTGGTCGTGCTGCTCGACGCGTTGCACTCGGTGGTGCACGGAGTGCGGCTCGCGCCGGAACCGCCGACCGGCCACGTCGAACTCCCCGCCGAGCACGGCGGCTACGCCTACGAAGTGATGTACCTGCTCGCCGACGCCGAACCGGCCGGTGTGGACCGGCTGCGCTCCGTGCTGGCGGAACTCGGCGACTGCGTGTCCGTGGTCGGCGACGGCGCGGGCGGATGGGCCGTGCACGTGCATTGCGACGACATCGGTGGCGCCATCGAAGCGGGCGTGGAGACCGGCAGGCCCAGCCGCATCCGGGTGCAGCGGTTCGCCGACCAGACCGCCGCGCACCCGGTGGGGCACGCGATCCTGGCCTGCGTCGCGGGCGCCGAGCTCGCCGAGCTGTTCCGCGCGGAGGGCGCCGAGGTGTTCGAGCTGCGCCCGGCGGATCCCTCGGTGCCGGAGCTGGTCGCGGCGATCGAGCGGACTCGCGCCGCGCACGTCGTGCTGCTGCCCAACGGCGAGGCGATCACCGAACTCGCCGAGCTGGCCGCGAAGCGCGCCGTCCGGGACGGCCGCGACGTCGTCGTCGTGCCCACCGCGTCCCCGGCGCAGGGCCTGGCGGCGCTGGCCGTGCACGATCCGTCGCGTCGCAGCTCGGACGACGCGGTGGTGATGGCGGAGGCCGCCGCGGCGACCCGGCGCGGCGAACTGCGCATCGCCGAGTCGGAGGCGTTGACCTGGGCCGGTCGCTGCGTGCCCGGCGACGTGCTGGGGCTGGTGGACGGCGAGGTCGTGCTGCTGGGCCGGGATTTCCTCGCGGTGGCGCGGGATCTGGTGGATCGGATGCTCGCGGCGGGCGGCGAGCTGGTGACGGTGCTGGTGGGCGACGGCGCTCCGGAACCGGTGTCGGCGGAGCTGGTCGAGTACTTGGCGAAGCACCGCCCGGAGGTGGAGTGCGTCAGCTACCCGGCGGGCGGTTCCCCGGCGGCGCTGCTGCTGGGCGTCGAGTAG
- the rpmB gene encoding 50S ribosomal protein L28: protein MAAVCDVCSKGPGFGNSVSHSHRKTRRRWNPNIQTVHAKFGLSQRKRMNVCTSCLKAGKVVRG from the coding sequence GTGGCTGCCGTCTGCGACGTCTGCAGTAAGGGTCCGGGCTTCGGTAACTCGGTCTCGCACTCCCACCGGAAGACCAGGCGCCGGTGGAACCCGAACATCCAGACCGTGCACGCCAAGTTCGGTCTCTCCCAGCGCAAGCGCATGAACGTGTGCACCTCCTGCCTCAAGGCGGGCAAGGTCGTGCGCGGCTGA
- a CDS encoding Rv1733c family protein, with translation MGAGPVSGGVLARLRRGVWPGANPLRRRTDLFEPIALLVVLVAAVVVLIASFVASQAVLRDHLAQVNAEHADRHQVSAKVLAEVPGESAVVRSIRVGWGAPPGPQHVAVIEVPTGQQLADAVPIWVDPRDTPVPPPRTRSEATQAAGTAGAGILLGSGLVLGGLFTGARWYVGKRRLAAWEAEWAQVGPRWRHHLP, from the coding sequence ATGGGTGCCGGCCCGGTCAGTGGAGGAGTCCTGGCGCGGTTGCGACGTGGGGTGTGGCCCGGAGCCAACCCGTTGCGGCGCCGGACCGACTTGTTCGAGCCCATCGCGCTGCTGGTGGTGCTGGTGGCGGCGGTGGTGGTCCTGATCGCGTCGTTCGTGGCGTCGCAGGCGGTGCTGCGGGATCACTTGGCGCAGGTGAACGCCGAGCACGCCGATCGCCACCAGGTGTCGGCGAAGGTGCTGGCGGAGGTGCCGGGCGAGAGCGCGGTGGTCCGTTCGATCCGGGTCGGGTGGGGAGCGCCGCCGGGCCCGCAGCACGTCGCGGTCATCGAGGTGCCGACCGGTCAGCAGCTCGCCGACGCGGTGCCGATCTGGGTCGACCCGCGGGACACTCCGGTGCCGCCGCCGCGGACCCGCTCCGAAGCGACGCAAGCCGCCGGGACCGCCGGAGCCGGGATTCTGCTCGGCTCGGGGCTGGTGCTGGGCGGGTTGTTCACGGGAGCCCGCTGGTACGTGGGCAAGCGCCGGTTGGCCGCTTGGGAGGCGGAATGGGCGCAGGTCGGCCCGCGCTGGCGCCACCACCTGCCGTGA
- a CDS encoding uracil-DNA glycosylase — MARPLHEVVEAGWAEALEPVADRIGAMGDFLRAEVAAGREYLPSGENVLRAFQQPFHDVRVLIVGQDPYPTPGHPVGLSFSVAPGVQPPRSLINIFREYCDDLGHPRPTSGDLTPWTENGVLLLNRALTVQPGKSASHRGKGWEAVTEQAIRALAARQQPMVAILWGNDARSTRVMMPGVECIESVHPSPMSADRGFFGTRPFSRANQILQRAGAEPVDWKLP; from the coding sequence ATGGCACGTCCGTTGCACGAGGTGGTCGAGGCCGGTTGGGCCGAGGCGCTGGAACCCGTCGCCGACCGGATCGGCGCGATGGGCGACTTCCTGCGCGCCGAGGTCGCGGCCGGGCGGGAGTACCTGCCGTCGGGGGAGAACGTGCTGCGTGCGTTCCAGCAGCCGTTCCACGACGTGCGAGTGCTCATCGTCGGTCAGGACCCGTACCCGACGCCGGGGCACCCGGTGGGGCTGAGCTTCTCGGTCGCTCCAGGGGTCCAGCCGCCGCGCAGCCTGATCAACATCTTCCGGGAGTACTGCGACGACCTCGGCCACCCCAGGCCCACCAGCGGTGATCTGACGCCGTGGACGGAGAACGGGGTGCTGCTGCTCAACCGGGCGCTGACCGTGCAGCCCGGCAAGTCGGCCTCGCACCGCGGCAAGGGCTGGGAAGCGGTCACCGAGCAGGCCATCCGCGCGCTCGCCGCCCGGCAGCAGCCGATGGTGGCGATCCTGTGGGGCAACGACGCTCGCAGCACGCGGGTCATGATGCCGGGCGTGGAGTGCATCGAGTCGGTGCACCCGAGCCCGATGTCGGCGGACCGCGGCTTCTTCGGCACGCGCCCGTTCAGCCGGGCGAACCAGATCCTGCAGCGAGCAGGAGCGGAACCGGTCGACTGGAAGCTCCCCTAG
- a CDS encoding MFS transporter, whose product MTAQETEEISPEQRSLLRRAVGAAAIGNTTEWYDFGVYAYVASYVGHQFFPGPWETVSAFGVFAISFLLRPLGSMFFGPLGDRIGRQKVLAITILLMSGSTFLLGCLPNFDTIGLLAPILLLLCRMVQGFSTGGEYGGAATYIAEYAPNRKRGFYGSWLEFGTLAGFGLGALVPTVLILTLPAESMESWGWRIPFLLAGPLGLIGLYLRSKLEDTPAFKNLEKSDNLARSPLKSLVREYWRPLLILMGVVVLINVANYTILTYMESYLTDTLEIPEGREYEVLVPLLLVVALMMAAIAPVGALSDRIGRKPLFISAAICFIVLPYPAFMLISQGTMITTMLGLALLGVGHLQLIGPLAATLPAMFPTKVRYAAFSVGYNVSTAAFGGTAPLINDWAVSYTGNSFFPAFYLMGAAVVALIPILLMKETAGEPLMEESDTPGTSASASSS is encoded by the coding sequence ATGACTGCACAGGAAACGGAAGAGATAAGCCCGGAACAGCGATCACTGCTCCGGCGAGCAGTCGGCGCAGCGGCAATCGGGAACACGACGGAGTGGTACGACTTCGGCGTGTACGCCTACGTGGCGAGCTACGTGGGACATCAGTTCTTCCCCGGCCCGTGGGAGACCGTGTCCGCTTTCGGTGTCTTCGCGATCTCGTTCCTGCTGCGACCGCTGGGCAGCATGTTCTTCGGTCCGCTGGGGGACCGGATCGGACGCCAAAAGGTGCTGGCGATCACGATCCTGCTGATGTCCGGATCGACATTCTTGCTCGGCTGCCTGCCGAACTTCGACACAATCGGACTTCTCGCGCCGATCCTGCTGTTGTTGTGCCGCATGGTGCAGGGCTTCTCCACCGGCGGTGAATACGGTGGCGCGGCCACCTACATCGCCGAGTACGCCCCGAACCGGAAACGCGGTTTCTACGGCAGCTGGCTCGAATTCGGCACCCTTGCGGGATTCGGGCTCGGCGCGCTGGTGCCGACCGTTCTGATCCTCACGCTCCCCGCGGAGTCGATGGAGTCCTGGGGCTGGCGAATCCCGTTCCTGCTGGCCGGTCCGCTCGGGCTGATCGGGCTCTACCTGCGGAGCAAGCTGGAGGACACTCCGGCGTTCAAGAACCTGGAGAAGAGCGACAACCTGGCGCGCTCGCCGCTGAAGTCCTTGGTGCGCGAGTACTGGCGGCCGCTGCTGATCCTGATGGGCGTCGTGGTGCTCATCAACGTCGCGAACTACACGATTCTGACCTACATGGAGAGCTACCTCACCGACACCCTGGAAATTCCGGAGGGTCGCGAATACGAGGTGCTCGTCCCGCTGCTGCTGGTGGTCGCGCTGATGATGGCGGCCATCGCCCCGGTGGGCGCGCTGTCCGACCGGATCGGCCGGAAACCGTTGTTCATCTCGGCGGCGATCTGCTTCATCGTGCTGCCCTACCCGGCGTTCATGCTGATCTCGCAGGGCACGATGATCACGACCATGCTCGGGTTGGCGCTGCTGGGCGTCGGGCACCTGCAGTTGATCGGACCGCTGGCCGCGACGCTGCCCGCGATGTTCCCGACGAAGGTGCGTTACGCGGCGTTCAGCGTCGGTTACAACGTCTCCACGGCGGCGTTCGGCGGCACCGCGCCGCTGATCAACGATTGGGCGGTGAGCTACACCGGGAATTCGTTCTTCCCGGCGTTCTACCTGATGGGCGCGGCGGTCGTGGCGCTCATTCCGATCCTGCTGATGAAGGAAACGGCGGGCGAGCCGCTGATGGAGGAATCCGACACACCCGGAACCTCCGCTTCGGCGTCGTCGAGCTGA
- a CDS encoding thiamine-phosphate kinase encodes MGSDTSAQDQTVSEAGEFGLIQRVTSGRAQPAATLLGPGDDAAVLAASDGRVVATTDVLVEQVHFRLAWSTPHQVGRKAVAVNLSDLAAMGAVPTGLLVGLGCPPETPTSVIDELSAGMWEEAQRVGAGLIGGDMVSAPALTISITALGDLQGRTPVTRSGACPGDVVAVAGRLGWAAAGLAVLGRGFRSPVAVVGAQRVPEPPYAAGPLAADAGATSMIDTSDGLLADLGHIAEASQVGIDLRDELIEVPQRLTEVASALGADARHWVLTGGEDQALAATFPPDQPLPEGWRAVGAVVEGSGVTVDGATYEGSSGWEHWR; translated from the coding sequence GTGGGTTCGGACACTTCGGCGCAGGACCAGACCGTGTCCGAGGCCGGTGAGTTCGGCCTCATCCAGCGGGTGACCTCCGGGCGGGCGCAGCCCGCCGCGACCTTGCTCGGGCCCGGTGACGACGCCGCCGTGCTGGCGGCGTCCGACGGCCGGGTGGTGGCGACCACCGACGTGCTGGTCGAGCAGGTGCACTTCCGCTTGGCGTGGTCGACGCCGCACCAGGTGGGGCGCAAGGCCGTCGCGGTGAACCTGTCCGACCTGGCCGCGATGGGCGCGGTCCCGACCGGCCTGCTGGTGGGGCTGGGTTGCCCGCCGGAGACGCCGACGTCGGTGATCGACGAGCTGTCGGCGGGCATGTGGGAAGAGGCGCAGCGCGTCGGTGCCGGTCTGATCGGCGGGGACATGGTGAGCGCGCCCGCGCTGACGATTTCCATCACGGCGTTGGGCGATCTGCAGGGCCGCACCCCGGTGACCCGCTCCGGCGCGTGCCCCGGCGACGTGGTCGCGGTGGCGGGGCGGCTCGGCTGGGCCGCCGCGGGTCTCGCGGTGCTGGGGCGCGGATTCCGCTCACCGGTGGCGGTGGTCGGTGCGCAGCGGGTGCCGGAGCCGCCGTACGCGGCGGGACCGCTGGCAGCGGACGCGGGCGCCACCTCGATGATCGACACCTCGGACGGGCTGCTGGCCGATCTGGGGCACATCGCGGAGGCCTCGCAGGTGGGCATCGACCTGCGCGACGAGCTGATCGAGGTGCCGCAGCGGCTGACGGAGGTCGCTTCGGCGCTGGGAGCGGACGCCCGGCACTGGGTGCTCACCGGAGGTGAGGACCAGGCGCTGGCGGCGACGTTCCCGCCGGACCAGCCGCTGCCGGAGGGCTGGCGCGCGGTCGGCGCCGTGGTGGAGGGCAGCGGAGTCACCGTGGACGGCGCGACCTACGAGGGGTCCTCGGGGTGGGAGCACTGGCGTTGA
- a CDS encoding Lrp/AsnC ligand binding domain-containing protein: MVQAYILIQTEVGKAAAVAAEISGSTGVITSEDVTGPYDVIVRAEAENVDQLGKMVVAGIQNVEGITRTLTCPVVHL; encoded by the coding sequence GTGGTTCAGGCATACATCCTCATCCAGACCGAAGTCGGCAAGGCCGCCGCCGTCGCCGCCGAGATCTCCGGCTCCACCGGCGTGATCACGTCCGAGGACGTGACCGGTCCGTACGACGTGATCGTGCGCGCCGAGGCGGAAAATGTCGACCAGCTCGGCAAAATGGTCGTCGCCGGCATCCAGAACGTGGAAGGCATCACGCGGACGCTGACGTGTCCCGTCGTACACCTGTGA
- a CDS encoding DUF3515 domain-containing protein — translation MVDEHPKFPKPVLIVALSLSGLLALGVITLGLVSRFSEQQEQDAVEAAQQARRTGPLALPPIPSPAASGPDCAKLLSALPAELEVDGAQVPRRALADPVPPGAIAWGDAEHDPITVRCGLSAPAELTPTSPLVDISGVSWLRITEAGNTSWLAVDRPVYVALTAPENSGSGPVQDLSNELRSLPKQPVFP, via the coding sequence GTGGTCGACGAGCATCCGAAGTTCCCCAAGCCGGTCCTCATCGTGGCGCTTTCGCTGAGCGGGCTGCTGGCATTGGGCGTGATCACCCTCGGACTGGTCTCGCGGTTCTCCGAGCAGCAGGAGCAGGATGCCGTGGAGGCGGCGCAGCAGGCCCGTCGCACCGGCCCGCTCGCGCTGCCGCCCATCCCCTCCCCCGCCGCGTCCGGGCCCGACTGCGCGAAGCTGCTCTCCGCACTGCCCGCCGAGCTGGAAGTGGACGGCGCGCAGGTCCCCCGGCGGGCTCTCGCCGACCCGGTACCGCCCGGCGCGATCGCCTGGGGCGACGCCGAGCACGACCCGATCACCGTGCGCTGCGGCCTGTCCGCCCCCGCCGAACTCACCCCGACCTCGCCGCTGGTGGACATCTCCGGGGTGAGCTGGCTGCGGATCACCGAAGCGGGCAACACCTCGTGGCTCGCGGTGGACCGGCCCGTGTACGTGGCGCTGACGGCGCCGGAGAACTCCGGCAGCGGCCCGGTGCAGGACCTCTCGAACGAACTGCGCTCGCTGCCGAAGCAGCCCGTCTTCCCCTGA
- a CDS encoding D-alanine--D-alanine ligase family protein → MTQRKTRVAVVFGGRSTEHGVSCLSAGSVLSHLDPERFEVVPVGITREGAWVLGTSDPAELEIRDRRVPEVAAGTAVALPGDPTRQELILVEPGRGGEVLSEVDVVFPVLHGAFGEDGTIQGLLEMADVPYAGPGVLSSAVSMDKEYTKKLLAAEGISVGTFEVLRRDESTLDDRRRERIGLPAFVKPARAGSSLGITKITDWAQLDDAIAEARRTDPKVIIETAVVGREVECGVLEFPDGRIEASLPAELRVTGAADWYDFESKYLDDVTEFDIPAKVGDDTIERLRATAVTAFRALECQGLARVDFFVTEDGELIVNEVNTMPGFTAISLYPRMWAQTGVDYPALLTTLIETAQARGTGLR, encoded by the coding sequence ATGACTCAGCGCAAGACCAGGGTGGCCGTCGTCTTCGGCGGACGGAGCACCGAGCACGGCGTTTCCTGCCTGTCCGCGGGCAGCGTCCTGAGCCACCTGGATCCGGAGCGCTTCGAGGTCGTTCCGGTCGGCATCACCCGCGAGGGCGCCTGGGTGCTGGGCACCTCGGACCCGGCCGAGCTGGAGATCCGCGACCGCCGCGTGCCCGAGGTCGCCGCGGGCACCGCCGTGGCGCTGCCCGGCGACCCGACGCGCCAGGAGCTGATCCTGGTCGAGCCCGGCCGCGGTGGCGAGGTCCTGTCCGAAGTGGACGTCGTTTTCCCGGTGCTGCACGGCGCTTTCGGCGAGGACGGCACCATCCAGGGCCTGCTGGAGATGGCCGACGTGCCCTACGCGGGTCCGGGTGTGCTCTCCAGCGCGGTGTCGATGGACAAGGAGTACACGAAGAAGCTGCTGGCGGCCGAAGGCATCTCCGTCGGCACCTTCGAGGTGCTCCGCCGCGACGAGTCCACTTTGGACGATCGGCGCCGGGAGCGGATCGGCCTGCCCGCCTTCGTCAAGCCCGCCCGCGCGGGCTCCTCGCTCGGCATCACCAAGATCACCGACTGGGCGCAGCTGGACGACGCCATCGCGGAGGCCCGCCGCACCGACCCGAAGGTCATCATCGAGACCGCGGTCGTCGGCCGCGAGGTCGAATGCGGCGTGCTCGAATTCCCGGACGGCCGCATCGAAGCCTCGCTGCCCGCCGAACTCCGCGTCACCGGTGCCGCCGACTGGTACGACTTCGAGTCCAAGTACCTCGACGACGTCACCGAGTTCGACATCCCCGCGAAGGTCGGCGACGACACCATCGAGCGGCTGCGCGCCACCGCGGTCACCGCGTTCCGCGCGCTGGAGTGCCAGGGCCTCGCGCGGGTCGACTTCTTCGTCACCGAGGACGGCGAGCTCATCGTCAACGAGGTCAACACGATGCCCGGCTTCACCGCGATCTCGCTGTACCCGCGCATGTGGGCGCAGACCGGTGTCGACTACCCGGCGCTGCTGACGACCCTGATCGAGACGGCTCAGGCCCGGGGCACCGGGCTGCGCTGA